From a single Apostichopus japonicus isolate 1M-3 chromosome 12, ASM3797524v1, whole genome shotgun sequence genomic region:
- the LOC139977392 gene encoding uncharacterized protein has translation MIDDIKSAIRGILSNISEDEVSSITAHLCDEVGVEGPDDLAFVESNDLSMLKSIQIRKLIHGWKKKAHLMSQLKIVQSLQVLRHPAAEHSLRRVACVSQHADWSRGYTIPWTKFSKPMMKSLENQERPKPSQRREMIRILVDDLQKITRKPSKSQLSHIAEKIVLRYPKSFKDVIGSLTIGTGYDSLLKNIQQRVYNQNWRDYDSAKRPVEPENAAQPPTKKKKTDQYGCINFSPQELPTGQTVEMLAKRRAR, from the exons ATGATTGACGACATCAAGTCCGCAATACGCGGAATCCTCAGTAACATCTCTGAAGATGAGGTATCCTCGATTACAGCGCATCTGTGTGATGAAGTTGGGGTAGAGGGGCCTGACGACCTTGCGTTTGTGGAGTCTAATGATTTGTCTATGCTGAAGTCGATTCAGATTCGGAAGCTGATCCACGGTTGGAAGAAAAAAG CTCATCTGATGAGTCAACTGAAGATCGTCCAGTCTCTTCAAGTTCTCAGGCATCCTGCAGCGGAACATTCTCTCCGTCGGGTAGCATGTGTATCACAGCATGCTGATTGGTCGAGGGGATACACAATTCCATGGACGAAATTCAGCAAACCTATGATGAAATCCTTAGAAAACCAAGAAAGGCCGAAGCCATCTCAGCGGCGGGAAATGATCCGGATCTTGGTTGACGATCTACAAAAAATAACTCGGAAGCCAAGTAAAAGCCAACTGAGTCATATCGCAGAGAAGATTGTTCTGCGTTATCCTAAGTCATTTAAGGACGTGATTGGAAGCCTAACAATTGGTACCGGGTATGATTCCCTCCTAAAAAACATCCAACAAAGGGTATATAACCAGAATTGGAGGGATTATGATAGTGCAAAAAGGCCAGTGGAGCCGGAAAATGCTGCACAGCCACcgacaaagaagaagaaaacagacCAGTATGGTTGTATCAACTTTAGTCCCCAAGAGCTGCCCACTGGGCAGACAGTAGAAATGTTGGCTAAAAGGAGGGCCAGATGA
- the LOC139977836 gene encoding uncharacterized protein isoform X2 has product MNVKEGLEKAYESKGRKVRHFMQDCGKQQLQRTICNIERSKAELGNDSPEVPGLVILLMKYFGEEPGCLVTVMEPTTTKDDVDRQKDLPNTPFLIACGVS; this is encoded by the exons ATGAATGTCAAAGAAGGTTTGGAGAAGGCATACGAGTCAAAAGGCAGAAAGGTCAGACACTTTATGCAGGATTGCGGGAAGCAGCAGCTTCAACGAACAATATGCAACATTGAACGCAGCAAAGCAGAACTGGGGAATGATTCGCCCGAGGTTCCTGGTCTTGTCATTCTGTTAATGAAGTACTTTGGAGAGGAACCAGGATGCCTTGTGACTGTTATGGAG CCTACAACCACCAAAGATGATGTAGACAGGCAGAAGGATCTTCCAAACACTCCATTCCTGATTGCTTGTG
- the LOC139977836 gene encoding uncharacterized protein isoform X1, with product MNVKEGLEKAYESKGRKVRHFMQDCGKQQLQRTICNIERSKAELGNDSPEVPGLVILLMKYFGEEPGCLVTVMEPTTTKDDVDRQKDLPNTPFLIACGEMLTARNGCWLSTAMLLLAIFCHSCLPSECCFQPTTVSE from the exons ATGAATGTCAAAGAAGGTTTGGAGAAGGCATACGAGTCAAAAGGCAGAAAGGTCAGACACTTTATGCAGGATTGCGGGAAGCAGCAGCTTCAACGAACAATATGCAACATTGAACGCAGCAAAGCAGAACTGGGGAATGATTCGCCCGAGGTTCCTGGTCTTGTCATTCTGTTAATGAAGTACTTTGGAGAGGAACCAGGATGCCTTGTGACTGTTATGGAG CCTACAACCACCAAAGATGATGTAGACAGGCAGAAGGATCTTCCAAACACTCCATTCCTGATTGCTTGTG GTGAGATGTTAACTGCCAGAAATGGATGCTGGTTATCGACCGCCATGTTGTTGCTGGCAATATTTTGTCATTCCTGTCTGCCCTCGGAATGCTGTTTTCAGCCTACTACTGTTTCGGAATAG